The Vidua chalybeata isolate OUT-0048 chromosome 6, bVidCha1 merged haplotype, whole genome shotgun sequence genome has a segment encoding these proteins:
- the LOC128790264 gene encoding carbohydrate sulfotransferase 9-like, with amino-acid sequence MNQKVLVFLLPNFVFGIFLFGFFCRRQKNLTDAFPNPTENWLAIQNGRKNTLASVCLKNNLNKPRSKLDSHVANQLFVEHKHKFIYCEVPKVGCSNWKRTIFLLQSDLNAEASEIEHDNIHHTSLIKRLVSYPPALQKEFLSNYTKVMFTRHPLERLVSAYRDKLLHSEPFYSTTIANEIRAMFRKNKNSPEKVSFQEFVNFIIAKPPHTLDIHWKPMFLLCDPCNIHYDIVGKYETLGLDSEHVLKVIGAPESLQYPSLKRYGSEKRTDGDITLEYLRQLTSEQIEKIKKLYEMDFFLFNYTMKYEDYFSLND; translated from the exons ATGAACCAGAAGGTGTTAGTTTtccttctcccaaattttgTATTTGGGATatttctttttgggtttttctgcaGGAGACAAAAAAACCTAACAG ATGCTTTTCCCAATCCTACTGAAAATTGGCTGGCAATTCAAAACGGTCGGAAAAACACACTGGCTTCTGTCTGCCTGAAGAATAACCTTAATAAACCAAGAAGCAAATTGGATTCTCATGTTGCAAACCAGCTCTTTGTGGAGCACAAGCATAAATTTATCTACTGTGAGGTGCCTAAAGTAGGCTGCTCCAACTGGAAGAgaactatttttcttcttcaatcAGACTTGAATGCAGAAGCTTCTGAAATTGAGCATGACAACATCCACCATACCTCACTAATCAAAAGGTTGGTGTCTTACCCTCCTGCTTTACAAAAGGAATTTCTAAGCAATTACACCAAAGTGATGTTCACCAGACATCCCTTGGAACGGCTGGTTTCAGCTTACAGAGACAAACTCCTGCACTCTGAACCATTCTACAGTACCACTATTGCTAATGAGATTAGGGCAatgttcaggaaaaataaaaattctcctGAAAAAGTGAGTTTCCAGGAGTTTGTCAACTTCATTATAGCAAAACCACCACATACTCTTGACATTCACTGGAAACCAATGTTTCTGCTCTGCGATCCTTGCAACATTCACTATGATATTGTGGGTAAGTATGAAACTCTTGGGTTGGACTCCGAGCATGTTCTGAAGGTCATTGGTGCACCAGAGAGCCTGCAATACCCCAGCTTGAAGCGGTACGGCTCAGAGAAACGAACTGATGGTGATATCACCTTAGAGTACCTCAGGCAACTGACCTCAGAACAAATTGAGAAGATTAAAAAATTGTAcgaaatggatttttttttgttcaactACACTATGAAATATGAggattatttttccctgaatgACTAA